In a genomic window of Scomber japonicus isolate fScoJap1 chromosome 17, fScoJap1.pri, whole genome shotgun sequence:
- the gje1a gene encoding gap junction epsilon-1 protein has protein sequence MSLNYIKNFYEGCLRPPTVIGQFHTLFFGSVRMFFLGVLGFAVYGNEALHFSCDPDRRELNLYCYNQFRPITPQVFWALQLVTVLVPGAVFHLYAACKNIDQEEILERPIYTVFYIISVLLRIILEVIAFWLQSHLFGFQVHPLYMCDASALEKAFNVTKCMVPEHFEKTIFLSAMYTFTVITILLCIAEIFEILCRRLGYLNNQ, from the exons ATGTCTTTAAACTACATCAAAAACTTCTATGAAGGATGC ctCAGGCCTCCTACGGTGATAGGCCAGTTCCACACCTTGTTCTTCGGCTCGGTGCGGATGTTCTTTTTGGGCGTCCTTGGCTTCGCTGTCTATGGGAATGAGGCCCTGCACTTCAGCTGCGACCCTGATCGCAGAGAGCTCAATCTCTACTGCTACAACCAGTTCAGACCCATAACACCTCAG GTCTTCTGGGCGTTACAACTGGTAACAGTGCTCGTTCCTGGGGCGGTATTCCACCTCTATGCAGCCTGTAAGAACATTGACCAGGAAGAGATCCTTGAACGACCCATCTACACCGTCTTCTACATCATTTCTGTTCTCCTACGAATCATTCTGGAGGTCATCGCCTTCTGGCTACAGAGTCATCTCTTTGGCTTCCAG GTCCACCCGCTGTACATGTGTGATGCTAGTGCTTTGGAAAAGGCCTTTAATGTGACCAAGTGCATGGTGCCCGAACACTTCGAAAAAACCATCTTCCTCAGTGCCATGTACACCTTTACTGTGATCACCATACTTCTCTGTATTGCTGAGATATTTGAGATACTCTGCCGACGGCTTGGTTATCTCAACAACCAATGA